The Myripristis murdjan chromosome 6, fMyrMur1.1, whole genome shotgun sequence sequence tacattctACTAAAGAGACTGTTTGCAAGTCATGATGATCTAAGTGCCtgggttgatttttttctcacagatgATACCATGCGTGTGTTTACAAAATACTTGATGGTCAGACCGGCTCCTCCAACAGTCAGAGCTAGAGTGTGCAATGAAATGTGTCCCACCCAATTTATGAGGACACATCATCAAATGTTCAAATAGTCTGTGCAATTTGCAAGCATGTCACCTTTGCTGACTAGCTGTTCCTTAACCAACATAAAAGATTTTAAGAGCTTTTAATCCAGGTGTGTCTATGCACAGTACATTTACACATAATTACAAATATACCTCAGAGTTTTCACAtaagtaaacagaaaaagattATTTCACCAATGAATTGTTGAGCATAAAATTCTGAATCTgcacatacaaatacagaaCAAAAATACATAGTATGAagcaaaattatgttttaatgtatAGGCCAGTATTTACTCCCATTACTTCTACTCACTCTGCCACATGGTGACAAAGGAAGTAGTTTTGccccagaaaatgaaaagaaggcAGAAAGATCTGTATTGCAACAATGGGCTGTACAGTAGTAACCTAATAAATGTCATAATCACCTAAAAATGTAACAAACTGTGTAAAGTATATGGAGTGGTAAAAAATAGCCATCTATACAATAAACACCACTTAAAACTCTCCTTTTATGTATAAATTCTTTGGAAAACACTGttgacaaacacactcacaggatatgttgctcaaatctgaactgagctgaagaGGATTTATAGTTACATCTCTATTTATGTCCATAGCATTCTGAAAAAGTCTGTGCATTAGCTGTGATGAGGTTTCGCCAAGTCTGAGTTCAGATACACCACAGTAACTGTGATATCGTCCCTGTACATGCGTGCCAGGTCCTCTGGGAGTGCAAGCATGGAGGCCAGTCTCTCCTGGCACAGTTCCCCATAATCCCCTGTGCCCAGGGCATGTCTGATGAGGTGTGTGGCGGCGTTGCGGTCAAGGGCAGGGGTGGCCCGGGCTCTGCGTTTCAGCAAAAGCTCATGCATCTGACCCAGCTTTAGCTGCCTCTCAGATGGAGAAACTGGAGCCTGTGAGAAAAAGGAGGGAGCAAGAAAATCTGTTAGAAATAACAAATGTGGAGAGTGCAAGAGTGTAGTTTGAATAACAAACATAATTTGATCAGCAGTGCTTGATGTTttagaggaaaataacaagaaacaaaaagcaaGCGGTGAATAAGTCTGATTTATGTCAATGTGTATTGTTAATCAAAATTGTTTAATTCTACACACAAACCTGTAGGTGAATCCCACTCAAGTGTTCCCCGACAAGTCGCACAGCCTCCTCGCTCCCCAGTTCATCCCACAGCCCGTCAGAGCCAAGGATGAGAAAGCGATCCTGAGGTCTCAGCTTGTGATAGGTTAGTTCGGGTGCCACATCCAGGTAGGGTGGAGTTAGGTAGTTGGGTGGAGTGTACTGGTAAAGGTTAAGAGCGTCTAAGTCTACTCCAGAGTCGAGGCCAGCTAGAACACTCTGCTGCAACTCACGACCCCACTTGAATCTCACATCACCAAAGGCACGCAGGGGCATCAGAACCTAGCAGCACAACAAAAAGACAGGACCAGTTACTgcctttttttctaaattcatTGATCATTTTAATGTAACAAAGCCTGTTAGTGTTGGGCCATGACAAACCCTCACCCCCAGGAGCCTGTCGTCTGTAACCACTGTGTCCCTCTCTGAAGGTGGGTGCTGTGCCCTGAGGCGCTCCAGCTCAGCCTCGTTCTGGGAGTTGTGGTCCCAGGAGAGGGGCAGAGCGCTCCATGAGCcgtcctcctcctgcacccCCAGCACTGCTCGGCAATCACCGGCATTCGCCACATAGATCCCCTCTGTGTCCACATGAGCTACACAGGCTGTGCAGCCAGCAAAGGCAACCTGGACAGATTATGATGCATATGTAAAGAGGCTGGGTGATCCTGCCTGCACTCATCTgggcaaaacaaagcagcaaggCAGACTTTACATTATTACCTGAATGGCTGTGCTTTTCATAAGGTCACTGGAAAGTGGGACCTGAGCCTCCAAGGAGATGTCAGTGTCAAGTCGCTTAAAAGCAAAGTCCAGAGCATCCGGAGGACTAAATAGAGAGGGGAACAATGTAATGGAGGGTTGTAAACTAAATATGAAAGACATGAATTCAATAGCAtcacttttcatttctctcaACATGCATAGTTACTACTTTTCACAGATGGCTGGATAAAATAACACGGTAGCAGCCCCACAACTTCTGGCACCCACCCATTTTTCTTTATCAACAAGAATCCCCAAAACACTAGTTTAAGTTGACTTAAAATCACAAGGTTTGGTAATAACAACTGATGTGGTGGTTTTAATGTAAGAGCTGACAATCCTCCTTTAGTTATCTGTATTATCGTATGCTTCTACTCAGTGATAGCAGAAAGCCAAATTAAGGAAAAGCAATATAGCAAGGCAAACAAGACAGCaagacgggggggggggggggggggggggggggggggggggggggatttgcTTGACAGAGCAAGACTTGAGCTCTCTCCAATAAATCCACCCAGATGACAGAAGGTGACACACATCCAGCCTGCACAAACAGACCTCATGCCTTCACCGTGGTCCTCACTGGCCAGCAATTCTTGCCAGAAGACTCTGAGGTGGTCTATGTATAGTGAGGCAGATTCCCGGGAGCTGAAGTCCCCATGGTGTTGGTACCACTGTAAGATGGGAGGAACAGGTCTGCTGTGCTCCATAcacctctccagctcctccagggtcTGCTGGGGCATCATGGCAACTGCTACGTAGTACAGAAGACGCTCACTGACCGCCTGGGCACATGCCCAACCCCCATGGCCATCAAAAACTCCAAAGAGCATGCCCTTTGTCTGAAGAAGTGACAATAAtttgattgtaaattcacatgTGCTGTAATGAGGAATATAGATATGAACAGAAATAGGGAGATAGATGTTAATGTGGGAAAAGATATACCTGTAAGCAGGTGGCGACACTGCGACGGTCTTCATTGGGTGTGTTAGCAGCCAGCTGGTTGCTCTCAAACTTTCGCACTGCACTGAGTCCCCTGCCATCAAACTcaggcacactcacacactaaaaTACAGACATATAACATGCTTAGGTGGAATATAATCTTAGATGGAATATGCTGATGCCTACAAATACCAATATTTCGAAAGAGTTTTTGATTTAGGCTACAACCCAAAGACTGTCTACAAAAGATGTCTGATCAACATCTCATAAACACACTTGCCTGTGTTTCAATACCCAAAGCATCTATTCAGACAGGTTCAACTCTAGGCTTCTTCCCCCAGCCCATAGAAGAAAACCAAGCTATTCATCACCTGCTCATTAGTCCGCAGGATGCTGTCGATCTGGACCCGGTTGAGCTGGAAGTCCAGATCCTGACGGGTCGAGAGGTTGCGCCCACCTTGTTGAGACCCAGATCCTAACTCATCGCCACTGAAACACCACTGATCTGATCTGGAGCAGCCAAAGGTTGAGAACTGACGGTGCTGGGTTGGTCTTcggtgaggagaggagactgCTGCAAAGAGAGCAGACTGTACAGAAAAAGTACATGTAAATAAGAGAATTAGGTTATGATTGCCTGATAAATAATGCACTAAATAAAGACAATGTAAAGCAGGAGAGTGACCTGGGATGAGGCAGTGGGGGAGAGTGCAAGAGTGTAGTTTGAAGCTCTGTACAGGATGCTGGCACACACACGTCCAGACATCTCCGTGGCAGCGCAAGGAAAGCTGCTAAAATTGTCGTGCAACTCAGTCACCTCAGTGTGTGAGCTATGGCAAAGAAGAGCAGCGATAAATGATCAAGTCAGCTCGATTCCTGGTAAGACAACCGACAACCACAGGAGCTAACTTAGCTAGGGACCTGTCAGACTAATGCAGGCTACTTGAACTCAATACACAAACACCTTTCCTTCATCACATCACGTGGTAgaagataaaacaaaataagctCAAGAAGAGCAGAATAAAACTGCCCATGACTTTTTATGAGGTAAGATAACGCTGACCTAATTTAACCTTAGCTGAAAGTGCTGGCTAGCTGCGCTAAAACGAATCAGATTAAGGCTGATgttactaaaaaaaaacctaaactcTGGTTTACTATCTATACGGTGCTAGTTACATAATGTAAATGACAACTGAATCAGATAACATACATACTCCGTTTACGATCACTTTACTTGAATCCGAAGCGGTTGACAGGCTGAACTACTCCATCCCTGACAGCGGCGTTCATACCAAAACGTCTGACGTAACTCTGCGAAAGACCCGCCCCTACTCTGCGTCTGATTGGCTAATACTCGTTGCCACTCTGCGCTTTCACTGATTAGATTGGTTAACGTTACGGTTAGGGTGGGGTTgagtttagccaatcagaggcagagtacgGGTGGGTTTTACGGAATCCGGGTGGGTAAAAAATAAGGCTTGCCGGCGGGGCAGGCATACAACGTTTTTGTTCACATCCTCGCCCCCCTTTATCTGACTAAATTCAGGTATTCAAATATCcgtgtttcattcatttgtccatGCGAGAAGTTTCTGTAAATATTCTTCAgtgtaaaaataatataaaacgtCCCTCAACTCGGgtgtagttttgttttatacatAAACAAAGCCCTTATTCAAATAATTACCCTCTTGAGCATATCATTCCCTGCGCTGCCACTCTGAagtttcctaaaaaaaaacagttacagcCTGATCTTTCTAAGCCTTTTTCCCCTCAACTGTCAACAGTTAGTGTGTTATCTCACCAAACAGCGTGAAATATGGCAGATAGGATGGCCAGTGAACGAAAACagcctattttttattttgttttaagcaTCCATTACACTGTTTTGGAGCTAACTGACACCTTCCCGCCCGCAAAGTGCAGTTATCGTACCAGGGGCGGACCACACAGCTTGGCTCTGCTGTTTATCGTTTAAATTAGGATTTCGGCATCGTCTCCTTTGGTAAGCGTTATTATGGCAGCAGCTTGTCCAGAGTCTCcgttaattaatatttttggaCGTTAATCTTTCCTTTGCGAGAAAGCTAGCTTGGTCGAGTTTTTGTTGTGTCGATGTTAGCTCGGTTGAGTAATGTTATATACATCAACAAAACAATTCAGATGTGGACAATTGGAGATTTGTTTGAGTAAAGCAACTGTTAACGGTCCTACTatctttgttttcagtgtttggtgtccctaaatacatgattaacgaCAGGTGGgtaaacaaaattaacatgatgatgtgttttcatttgggtACGCATTTGGGGGCTATTGGAtcccaggcttttttttttttttttttttttagctgtatgAAACATAAATATCgacattttattgtttcagttgttttggaggaCATCGAGGAAtgataacatgccatttatgtTGAAAAACCTTCCCTCTGCAGcaagttttatttgaatgtgtgtgtgtgtgtgtgtgtgtgtgtgtgtgtgtgtgtgtgttagtaaatttgaaggtaacaggtgGGTTAACTCGAGTGAATTGTTCAAATTGTTGACATTATGTCTTAAACTGCAGATACAGTCCGATCAAGAGGGAAATGGAATCTGACACCTGCTCCTTGCCATCTCCAGGTGTTTCAATCACTGATGTTCCTGTTTGAGGCCTGTGGTGGTATTTAATCACATTATTATGTCTCCTGGTACTATGGCCtggtttgtgtgcatgcttctCTTCTCTTGCAGCCGTAAAGAGAGATCTCAGTTTGCTGCTGGAGTGTGTAAAGTTCCAGATGAAATATCCAGAGTTGCAGAAACAAGCTCTCCTCACCATCGGTTCAGTCTGCGAAAAGAAAGGTCACcatcagtaaaaacaaacaaacaaacaaaaaaaaaaacattcagactCACTCAGTGCAGCCGGTTAATCAGACTCTATTGTTTGCCCATATCAATCCATTCTTTGGCATTAATTTAGCAGGCTCTGTGAATAAAGTTCAGGTCAGTGTTTGTAAATTCTACTAATACCTTGACTAGGGCTGCAGCTGTATGTTATATTTCACTGTTGATTAAActattaagctttttttttttttttttttttgacagtatttaaattttttgtcaGTCGACAATGTCAGTGTATCTTTCAGTACTCTCTTTGTGCATATTTACCACTGTCTATTCTAAATTTCTTTGTCAATTTTTCAGAAGATAATGTGCACCTGTTCAGAGGAATGGGAGGTGTGACAGTTGTGTATAGCCTTTTCAAGTCCAGTATTGCACATTTAGATGTGAAGGAGACTGCGCTCTTCACACTTGGCACACTGGCCGAGACTAATGGTAGgtgtgtctacatgtgtgtttgtgtatttttaatgtttgtagCACTGTTCTTTATGGTATAGATGCAATCGTAGAATAATCATTGTTCCctgttttccagttttctctAGTTTACTAAATATCACAGAATTTGGAAATGTGCACAGTGTTAGCATTGCatccacatacagtacattagTGTTTTTAATAGTGGGACTATTACTGCAGTCTGGCTCATGTGTATTGTAGTACTGGAAAGGTTCAAATGTAAGTTTGTTTTACGATAGGTCATTACTTTATGGActcatgttgtgtgtgtctcttcttGCTAGTGTATTGCAAGCATTCTCTATGCAGAAAGGAGACGTTCTCAGATCTTGCTGACTGGTTGGTGAGAGAGGACACGTCACTGACACAGAAGAGAGTGGTTGTCTATTTGCTGTCTGTGCTGGTAGCCAACAACAGTAAGATTGAGCCTCAAGAAAGACTTAGGTTTAAGGATAATTCCAATTTGGAGTCTGGTATGAATGCTTTACAGTGAAGTAAGcaatacatttttcatcacaGTCAAGCACCATGATGGCAGGAACAAGGGAAATAAGACATGTTGGAAAATAACTggaatttttcatttcatttttgcatttctctCAATATACATTTTCTTTGGTTTGACTTGGTGACAAGGTCATGAAAGATGTTTTTTGCTTGCAGGCAATAAAATCTAGTGTGAATTTGATACACGGTGTCTGACAGTATTATGATCCAACTTTTACTAATCACATTTCTGAAGCCCTAATCATTCTGTGTGCTGTCACAGAATCAGGACAGACCTTTGCCCAGACCACTGGCTGCCTTGACATTCTCCTGGATCTATTCACGTAAGTTGTGTCACTTTGCAGTTTTACATACTATGTTACAATAGagtttgtcatgtttgtgaGCATTTGCACCCTCATACAAGCTTAATAACATTCCTATTTCCAGGACCAGTTTTCCCTTCTCCACAGGGGCCACTCTGAAACAAAGTAATATTACTCAGACCTACCAGCTTTGGTCATCTGTGTCTAGTGCGCTCTGTGGCTGTGTCAACAACCCTCAGAATGGTAAATTTgtctggtgtttgtgttttactcAGTACCTGTACCATCCTAGCCACTTCTTAAAGTTCCAGAGAGAGATCAGGCAAGTTTTTCTCAGttgtctttcttttgttctcCAGAGGAGGGACAGCGTATCTGTGTGAAAGCCTTCCCCATAGTAAAAACCTGGCTCGAGCAGATCACTCTGCACCGCACTGACATTTTGAAGCCGATATGCTCCTTCATTGCAATGACAGTTGGCAGCAACTGTAAGTACAGCTGGAGGAACACAGGAGAGCTGGTTCtaaatttgtgatttaaaaaaaaatactctagTTAAATGATCTAAAATTATACCAGAAATCATTTTATTCAATGCTcatgatttcttttgttttgtccagtTTGTGTTCAGGAGAGATTTTCCACTTCAGGGGGTTTGGAAACTCTGACCCTTGCATTGGTTCGTTTGGCATCTGAGGCAGATAAAAGTCTGTTGTCTTGTCAGCTCTCGGCCACTTTGACCAAGACCTTGTCAGCCTGCATTACTGGCAATGGTGagtatctttctctctctctcaaaacacacacacacacacacacacacaaattatatTTCACTAACACATCCACACAATTTCCTTCATTCAAAACACCTTGTCTGTAGCTCCTCTGGCAACAGGTTTGGCTCAGTATGCTGTGGTTCCAaagctcctctccctcttgtcCAGTCCCAACCTGGACCCTGAGGACAGGCTGCCTGTGGTACTCACCCTGGGCTTTTGCACTGAGGCCTCTGGTAGGACTTTACCATGGTGTGCTATGTCTTCCATCTATatatttctgtttgtattgCAATTTCTGATTCACAGTTTACCTTTAACACACTTTGCTGATACCATCAATCATAGAAACTTCAAATgagatcaatgttttttcttccttcaggGTTACAACTCAGTCTTAGTACCACCCTTGTATTGAGGATTTCCCTTTTCACAGTTGTGTGTCTTGTGTCTGTAGAGGAGCACCAGTCCCAGTTGGTGCAGAGTGGAGGTCTACCACCCATCATCACTTTACTTACTGAGTCCTCGAATGAGGAGCTTGGGAAGGGTGCTGCCTTCATACTACAAACCTGCAAACAGGCCAGTGAGTCAAAGCAGTCTGTATACATTAAAACAACTATTCTATACATATCACAGGAATAACAGCCTCATTTATCCTTAAAACAGATCCTAAATTAAGTAACCCCACTAATCAGTAATAGGCTCttattttcttactttgtaAATGTGGATTTCAGGCTTTTCTGTAGTGCTTTACCATCATGATAGATTACCTCGACCAAAAACACCTTGACTAGAGTGtgaatcactcactcacttattATTTACATAGTTTTCATTGTGACTAATAAGTTGCATATTTTCTGACAATCACAGTAAAActgtttcagtattagtttatTATATAAAGTATAATTTCACACTATGCCAACTTTTGTATTTTGCTGTGTCAGCAAAGCAATATCTCAAGTTATTTCTTTCATGCCAATGAAAACCATTTGTACTTACCACTTTACTTGATTTACTTGATATTCATACCTTTATCCTACAAGTATACGTTGAAATGAATCTGgctttttgaaagaaaactAGAAAACAGATAATATACAGATAATATAATAGACAGATTATATACTTTTGCATATTAAAGAGAAGTGGCAGAAAGACATCCACTACCACCTTGACTAGTGTTAGCACCTCCGCTGTTCAGCAGGAAGGACCTGGGGTCAGTTCTTAGCTCTAGCCCTTTCTCTGTGAACTTTGCATCTTCTCTCCATGTTTCATCCCACATTTAGAAAGTGCAAATCAGCTAAACTGGTATgagtttgtgtctttttgtgaaTGTCATGTGATGGACCTGTGTTTCTTCCTGCTTGGATTAACACCAGGCCTTCATAACCCTGAAGAAGGGTTATGAAGAATAGAGAATGGGCATATTAATGAAATATGGGTTGAATGTGAAATATAGAGCTGTCCTAATGATATAATTGACTCTGTGTGAAGTAGTGTCCATGGGAGCACCGGTCCCTATAGCAGCAACAGAGGATGTAGAAGCCATGGAGCCCCATTCAAACATGGAAAGCTACTGGAGGTCAGCCAGAGAGATACTGCACAGGATTGAGCTGCTAGAGAAGGGACAGGTGAAAGTCaggcatgctcacacacatggcCACAGTCTAAtctacacaaacatgcagcatATTTTAGTCATAGATGTCTATGTTTATCTTTAGGTGGCTGAGAACGAGCACGGAGGCATGGATTCCACAACTCCAGCAAAAGAGCTGTGCCGTCCACCTCAGTttacagctgctccttcacatgtATTTTCAATGCAGGTCAGTGGAGCATTCAATAGAGGGGGTGGCAGAATGTCTGAGGTATGGttgagaggaagagatgaggaGATGACAGATGAGAAATGGAGAGATTTAGAAGGCCAAAAGGAGCCAAAAGGTGGAGAAGAAAAGTTGAAGAACCACCAAGAGCTCACTCTAGATAAgataggaagaggaggagagattaTATGCTGAATAGCAGAGTGGATGAGGGCATCTATTCCAGTACAGCCTGTGCTTGCAAGGGGATGTCAGAATAATATGTGAGCAGAGAGGCGTCAGAGGGAGGAGCATCAGTGTGAGGACAGAACGCTCCCCCTTTTGTTAGGAGTGGACTGTTGAATTAAGAAATACCTTGGCTCACACATTGCGTACACactatcatttcattttaaaccaCCAGTTGAAGTGTGCTGTGCCACTTAATGTGCATCACAGACTGTaatatgtgtgttgtttttcaggGGTGTGTGAAACGGCAGATCTTCAGGGAGAGTGATgagacacagaaatgcacacttGCCAGAAGAGTGCATGAGGAGAAGAGCCATGGTATTCACTTGCACCAGAAGCATCAAAATGAAAGCGTTCATGCGGCGTATAGACACAGCAATGCTCCTGATCATGTGGAAGCTGGGAATGACGTCACCAACCTTCAGTGTCTCAGATCAGCACTGGAGAAGAGGGACAGTAAGGAAGACTTGAGGAATGCGATCTTTAGTTTAAGTACCCTGGGAGAGAGGGACAACAACACACGGTGCTCTCAGCTGGTCCCTGAGAAGCATATCACCAATGATACATCTGCCCCAATGGCCCAAACTGGAGACCGGGTCCCAGGACATGCACCCAATGGAGCGGATGtgctgtgttcagtgtgtaAGGGTACCGGAACCGTGCAGTCTTCCCATGTAACATCACTAGAGGGAGCCAGAGAGCAACAAACGACAGAGAGGTGATCAGACAGAGCACCATAACAGAGATTCAGTAGATTACTAGGCTGGGCAGATAAATTCAGTTGACtcccatgtttgtgttttttttctctctctttagccAAGAGTTTAAGCCCCCAGCGCCAATGAGCCATGGTGTACCAAAAGGGACGGAATCAACTAATGATCACTGTAGAAAACACGGTTTCATTACTTAAGCGCATACATTATTattccacagcagcagaaaacaattaTCCTTCCCTGGAATTCTGGTGTTGAGTAAATGTTTGATTTGAAGTTTTCCTCCACCAAGTGATAATGGctactgcctctctctctctctcttttagaTGTTTTCTGTCTATGTTCTGAACAGATGGACAATGAGAACAGCGAAACGGGGAAGACTGCAGTGGCCTTAGACACACTATCTCATAACAGGTGCTCAGGTAGGAGAACATGGagtttctctttattttccatgttttattaTCTAAGAGTCATCAGGAGTACAAATGCAGGTTATGTATAGGTCAACCATTTCAGTACTTTAGTATGAATTTACCAGACAGTCCTATTTACAGACAGTCCTGTTTTAAATAAGTTACATATATAAGAATTAATCAGTTCTTAGCAGTGTTTCATGTAGCCTTTTTTGTGGCTGTTTAGGGTGGGGATAGTTTTGGTCATTACATTCTCATTGCATCATCTCCATTTTGGGATCAGCTCCAGTATGTTGCTGTTAAACAATGGCTTTTATTTGGATGCTTCCATCCTATCATGTGGACAGTATTGCCACCAGTATGTTAATCCCCTTTACCCTTCCTCTTGTCTTTCTCCAGGCTGCGGGTTACATTTTCACGAGGTGACCAGCAGGACATTTGCGGCTCTGCAGAGCTCCTGTAACCACAGCTGTGACTTGCACAAGGTTCTCCATGAGGCCACAGAAAGGTTCAGGGCTCTTCATTGCAAGTTACTGCTCAGCAGAGAGTCCCAGCAGGGCACCGCAGAGCAGGAAGATGCACAGTCTGAGAGGGCTTCAGAGGCAGAGCCACAGAGAGCCCG is a genomic window containing:
- the pdp2 gene encoding pyruvate dehydrogenase [acetyl-transferring]-phosphatase 2, mitochondrial: MSGRVCASILYRASNYTLALSPTASSQSALFAAVSSPHRRPTQHRQFSTFGCSRSDQWCFSGDELGSGSQQGGRNLSTRQDLDFQLNRVQIDSILRTNEQCVSVPEFDGRGLSAVRKFESNQLAANTPNEDRRSVATCLQTKGMLFGVFDGHGGWACAQAVSERLLYYVAVAMMPQQTLEELERCMEHSRPVPPILQWYQHHGDFSSRESASLYIDHLRVFWQELLASEDHGEGMSPPDALDFAFKRLDTDISLEAQVPLSSDLMKSTAIQVAFAGCTACVAHVDTEGIYVANAGDCRAVLGVQEEDGSWSALPLSWDHNSQNEAELERLRAQHPPSERDTVVTDDRLLGVLMPLRAFGDVRFKWGRELQQSVLAGLDSGVDLDALNLYQYTPPNYLTPPYLDVAPELTYHKLRPQDRFLILGSDGLWDELGSEEAVRLVGEHLSGIHLQAPVSPSERQLKLGQMHELLLKRRARATPALDRNAATHLIRHALGTGDYGELCQERLASMLALPEDLARMYRDDITVTVVYLNSDLAKPHHS